ggatctgtggatgacattggtatgggggatctgtggatgacgcactgttatgggggatctgtggatgacgcactgttatgggggatctgtggatgacgcactgttatgggggggatctgtggatgacgcactgttatgggggggatctgtggatgacgcactgtatggggactgtggatgacgcactgtatgggggactgtggatgacgcactgttatgggggatctgtggatgacgcactgttatgggggatctgtggatgcgcactgttatggggtgggatctgtggatgacgcactgttatgggggatctgtgggatgacgcactgttatggggatctgtgggaggacacactgttatgggggatctgtggatgacacactgttatggggggatctgtggatgacacactgttaatgggggggatctgtggatgacgcactgttatggggggatctgtggatgaccactgttatgggggatctgtggatgacgcactgttatgggggggatctgtggatgacgcactgttatgggggggatctgtggatgacgcactgttatgggggggatctgtggatgacgcaactgttatgggggatctgtggatgacgcctgttatgggggatctgtggatgacgcactgttatgggggatctgtggaggacacactgttatgggggatctgtggatgacgcactgttatgggggatctgtggatgaccactgttatggggatctgtggtgacgcactgttatgggggatctgtggaggacacactgttatgggtgatctgtgatggccactgttatgggggatctgtggatgacacactgttatgggggatctgtatatgacacactgttatgggggatcttggatgacgcactgttatgggggatctgtggatggcgccactgttatggggggatctctggatgacgcactgttatgggggatctgtggatgacgcactgttatgggggatctgtggatggcactgtttatgggggatctctggaggacgcactgttatgggggggatctgtggatgacgcactgttatgggggatctgtggatgacgcactgttatggggatctctggaggacgcacgttatggggatctgtggatgacgcactgttatgggggatctgtggatgacgcactgttatgggggatctgtggatggcactgttatgggggatctcgtggaggacgcactgttatggggggatctgtgggatgacgccactgttatgggggatctgtggagacgcactgttatgggggatctgtggatgacgcactgttatgggggatctgtggatggcactgttatgggggatctctggagacgcactgttatgggggatctgtggatgacgcactgttatgggggatctgtggaggcactgttatgggggatctgtggatgacgcactgttatgggggatctgtggatggcactgttatgggggatctgtgagacgcactgttatgggggatctgtggatgacgcactgttatggggatctgtggatgacgcactgttatgggggatctgtggatgacactgttatgggggatctgtggatgacgcactgttatggggatctgtggatgacgcactcttatggggaatctgtggatgacgcactgttatgggggatctgtggatgacgcactgttatggggatctgtggatgacgcacttttatgggggatctgtggatgacgcactgttatggggatctgtggatgacgcactgttatggaggatctgtggatgacgcactgttattggggatctctggaggacgcactgttatggggggatctgtggatgacgcactgttatgggggatcatgtggatggcactgttatggggatctctggatgacgcactgttatgggaggatctgtggatgacgcactgttatggggggatctgtggatgacacactgttatgggggatctgtgcaggacttactgttatggggggatctgtggatgacgcactgttatgggggatctctggaggacgcactgttatggggggatctgtggatgacacactgttatgggggatctgtggatgacgcactgttatgggggatctctggaggacgcactgttatgggggatctgtggatgacacactgttatgggggatctgtggatgacgcactgttatgggggatctgtggatgacgcactgttatgggggatctgtgggtgacgcactgttatggaggatctgtggatgacgcactgttatgggggatctgtgggtgatgcgctgttatgggggatctgtgggtgatgcgctgttatgggggatctgtgggtgatgcactgttatgaggggggccagcataagatgctatatgtgtgaatTTTATCTCCACagtcccttttagagaccctcgggatattatttAATTATACTATAATGGTCTATAGGaccaaaaatccctttaggggtccctaaccaacatttaaaatcatgtctttattattttttattttactaacaAACATAAAATGGAGaaaacacaaatatttttttttaaaactttcagTTGCAAAGAGTTATGAGACAATTATTAATAAGCCTGGTTGCTACTTTTGCAACCTATTATAGCATGTCTTTGTCTCTGGCTTACACAGAAGCTATCTATTCATAGGTCATGATGTATTGTTTGTTTGTGTGAGGACCGTTGGTATGTGACAACCTACCTTTTCTCTGGTCACTTGTGAGTACGCTGCAGTTAGTCTTATTACAGGATCAGCAATTAGACTGTGATTGCTTGATTCATTCAGAATCTCCCCACTATATAATTATTGTACTGGGGGTTATAATTCATTGACAATGTTGCCACTACTAAAGTTGATACTTTTATAGCAATGGACCTTCCAATAAATTCGAGTGGCCACACTGTTGCCTCTATTTATCCTCATAGAGGTCAGTGTAAACACCACTCTGTATCTGATCCACTGCTGGACACTTGATTATACTTGCTATATTAGTTACATTGCACCAGAAGTCGGTGTTACACAACCAAACAATTCTCTGTCTCACTAAACTCCTCTCTGTCTTTCTGTGTTATTATTGACCAGTCGACTCGTCTCACTCAAATTGCAGGCTGCCTAAAATAGGATCACATTATACTACCcctcccaacatgtttcgccgcgtactgcggcttcgtcaggggatgcggggcagatctgtggatgatgcgctgttatgggggatctgtgggtgatgcgctgttatgaggggggatctgtggatgacacactgttatgggggggatctgtggatgatgcactgttatgggggatctgtgggtgatgcgctgttatgggggatctgtgggtgatgcactgttatgggggctctgtggatgatgcgctgttatgggggatctgtgggtgatgcgctgttatgggggatctgtgggtgatgcgctgttatgggggatctgtgggtgatgcgctgttatgagggatctgtggatgacacactgttatgggggggatctgtggatgacgcactgttatgggggatctgtgggtgatgcgctgttatgggggatctgtgggtgatgcgctgttatgggggatctgtgggtgatgcgctgttatggggggggccagcataagatgctatatgtgtgaatGACATATTATGCTGGCCcctctcatggccctatgtgtcacagcattactttattaatgtcccctcatgtgtcctaaaccgcGCACATAACGGTCTTTGTATGCAAAGTCTTTCTTCACTGCTGAAACAATCGCTCTCCTATTGatattgaaaatcaccagcctctgtactcagccTCCTGCCACACAGAGACTGACAAAACCCAATTCACCGAACCTCAAGTATAagaaacaggagaaaaagcattttattaaaaaattctaTCATGacaggatgatgggggtgactgtgcagCTGTGTCACACAACATACAGAGCAGCAGATGATGGGGATGATTGTGCAGATGTGTCAGGAACGCTTCatgtagggctactttcacacttgcggcagaggatctcaatactggaattaaacgGATGCATTTTGATTTTGCAGGTCAGGATGCATCGCTtccattaggatgcggttgtgtgaaatgaaattaaattaaatcatcactaaatacattaaaagtcaataggtgaaaaaaacggatcatcattgacttacattgttttcagtgctggaTCCGCTTTTATGACCGAACAGAAAACCGCCGCTTGCAGCAGGAacggaagacattctgatgcatcctgaacagatctcaataccagaaaacaatccaagtgtgaaagaggactaaaccctgtTCTGTGGAGGGGACACAACTATAACGGCCTCCTGTGTAAAGTAAAACCCCCAATGTCGGCTTACATTTACTTACAATCATTGTTCTAATATACAATATTAATACGGCTTCTCTGTTGTGTGAATTTGCTCATGTTTTACAAGATGTGATTTttgcttaaaacatttcccacagtctgaacatgaatatggtttctctcctgtatgaCTTCTCTTATgaataacaagatgtgatttccttgtaaaacatttcccacattctgaacatgaatacggcttttctcctgtgtgaattctctcatgtataagaAGACCTGATTTAtctctaaaacatttcccacattctgcacatgaatatggcttctctcttgTGTGAAGAATCTTATGTAtaataagatttgatttctgggtaaaatatTTCTCACATTCGGAGCATGAGTATGGCTTtagccctgtgtgaattctctgatgtataaggaGACTTGATTTTTCtgtaaaagatttcccacattcggaGCACGAGTATGGCTTTAGCCCTGTGTGAATTGTCTGATGGATAAGGAGACTTGATTTTcgtgcaaaacatttcccacactctgaacataaatatggctcctctcctgtgtggattctctgatgtttaatgaGACCTGATTTgtctgtaaaacatttctcacattctgaacatgaatacggcttctctcctgtgtggattctctgatgtttaatgaGACCCGATTTgtctgtaaaacatttctcacattctgaacatgaatacggcttctctcctgtgtgaattcttctgTGCACAGAAAGAACTGAGCTTCTTGTAAACAGTTTTCCACATTCTTCACAGTGAAACCTTTTACTTCCTTTCTGCCCGGTACTTGTGGTTATAATCTGagattggtcaggagaaggttcctcaTGATTAGGAGGATTATGTGATAGATCTGCACTGTGAGGTCCTGGATAACCGATCAGTGTAATGAGGTTTTCTCCTGAAGAACGCTGCATGTTGTCCTGATTTTCTTCTTTATGATCTAGTGATAACATGACGTTTCCTTCAGAATTCTTATTGGGATTTCCTGTTAGGATTAAAGATAGATTTCATGATTTCCTGTTCAAACCATGAAGTTGATAAATTTATTTCATTCCAAAAGCTGGAACACAAGATTTTGGATATGACCAAATACATAACTAGATTCAGCAGAAAGGAGACATCTAAGTTCTTCCTTCCAGGTACGATTTTAAGGGCATGTTTAAATGGTGAAATATAGGTCAGAATAATGTGATCTGTATTTGTCATGGAGTGCACTGTGATTTGCACGGCGGTATCTGTCTGGCTGTCGGTCCCTATTATAGCAAATGAAGCCAGACGGCGATGGGGTTGCTTCCGTCAATGCCAGAATGCAGAGAGATTCCCTGCTGAACAGCTGGCCGCATCTCTGTACCGcaggtgtgaaacaggccttaataGAGAGATTGAGGCAAGAATAGACCAAGTGCTTCAGGAGTTTTGACATGAAGGGGTGATAAGAGACAAGTTGGTAGTTAGTTGCATAGAATGGGTTAACTGCTATTTTTAGTAATAGGGTAATGCCAGGATAcatgaaggaggagaagaaggtatCAGGAGAGAGATAGAGGTTCATTATTTTTTGTGAGGGAGGTGTGAGGGTATGGGGTCAGTAGAGAAGGTAGTCGGGAGAGAGGTACAGAGACTGGAGGAGGTGTTAGGGAATAAGGTCAGTAGAGAAGgtagtcaggagagaggtacagaGACTGCAGGAGGTGTGAGGGAATGGGGTCAGTAGAGAAGGTAcagaggactggaggaggtgtgagggaatgGGGTCAATAGAGAAGGTACAGAGACTGGAGGAGGTGTTAGGGAATGGGGTCAGTAGAGAAGgtagtcaggagagaggtacagaGACTGCAGGAGGTGTGAGGGAATGGGGTCAGTAGAAAAGGTAGTCAGGAGACAGGTACAAAgactggaggaggtgtggggTCAGTAGAGAAGGTAGTCAGGAGAGGTACAGAGACTAGAGGAAGTGTGAGGGAATGGGGTCAGTAGAGAAGGTAGTCAAGAGAGGTACAGAGACTGGAGGAAGTGTGAGGGAATGGGGTCAGTAGAGAAGGTAGTCAGGAGAGGTACAGAGACTGGAGGAAGTGTGAGGGAATGGGGTCAGTAGAGAAGGTAGTCGAGAGAGAGGTACAGAGACTGCAGGAGGTCTGAGGGAATAGGGTCAGTAGAGAAGgtagtcaggagagaggtacagaGACTGCAGGAGGTGTGAGGGAATGGGGTCAGTAGAAAAGgtagtcaggagagaggtacagagactggaggaggtgtggggTCAGTAGAGAAGGTAGTCAGGAGAGGTACAGAGACTAGAGGAAGTGTGAGGGAATGGGGTCAGTAGAGAAAGTAGTCAAGAGAGGTACAGAGACTGGAGGAAGTGTGAGGGAATGGGGTCAGTAGAGAAGGTAGTCAGGAGAGGTACAGAGACTGGAGGAAGTGTGAGGGAATGGGGTCAGTAGAGAAGGTAGTCGAGAGAGAGGTACAGAGACTGCAGGAGGTCTGAGGGAATAGGGTCAGTAGAGAAGGTAGTCAGGAGGGAGGTACAGAGACTGGAAGAGGTGAGGAGCATATACCGTGATGGAGTCACTGGAGACAATGACAGAAGCGCTCACCGACCTCTGTGTCCGCACTATTGGCACTAGCAGGCTCTTGCTCCGAGGCTTCTATGTGCCCCTAAGACCCGATACTAAGCCGAGTGTCCAGCCTGGACCATGAGAGGATGGAGAGAAGATCCTGGAGAGGATGTCTATGTGCAGTCACATCTCCCTCCGCTcctgcacataacacaggggtcaCTGCCCGGAGTGCTCCTTTACTGCAGCTCTAAGGTGGAGCCTCACCTGAAGAAACCTCCCAATTCCCttcctccattcatgattccatacctgtggtcacatggactggaatgtcctcctccacctcactcttacacgggggatcacccatcatccgctcttcttcatcctccactttaatatcagtcacatcttccccctgatttgtcatctgtaacaatgcaggacaatacagcagacaggtgggaaatctaacagatccacataagagacccccaccatctatgacctctctatgactgcaggacccccctatatagatgtgtatagggctcagctccatctacctgatggttctctgggagcttctcctctggacagccctgggaatacagaggacggggacatctcttggggggatttctcctcctggaaTCAGAACCTATAGGAGATAACACACAGACTGTATTACAtatgagatgatgggagtagtatccaGGGGACCTTTACATCTCTATCATCAGGAAGGTCTCTAACCTGGAGATGTCAGAGGCCGgagctcctccatcatggcctcctcgtACAGATCCGcctgtccttctatatactcccactcctccagggagaaatacaccgccacatcctgacaccttacaggaacctgacaacacaatgacaccgtcatcacccagacccctccagtgctgttactggagac
The Bufo gargarizans isolate SCDJY-AF-19 chromosome 2, ASM1485885v1, whole genome shotgun sequence genome window above contains:
- the LOC122926326 gene encoding gastrula zinc finger protein XlCGF66.1-like, giving the protein MDRKEISRRILDLTLEIISLLSGEDYTLVKKTSGRTPIIQESGGWTPITEPPPLIHEQKILEFTHKMMELLTGEVPVRCQDVAVYFSLEEWEYIEGQADLYEEAMMEELRPLTSPGSDSRRRNPPKRCPRPLYFWNEINLSTSWFEQEIMKSIFNPNRKSQ